The following proteins are co-located in the Opitutaceae bacterium genome:
- a CDS encoding heavy metal translocating P-type ATPase codes for MNPHSHSKHDAPKDASDSPETHHAAMKSMPGKCCHAGGGAHHHDHASHHEMNVVPSAAARYFCPMCPGVESDRPGDCPTCGMALERNPAFAGSTKTIYTCPMHPEVRQEGPGDCPRCGMPLEALQVADDEDDEAELKLLARKLWIGGALALPVFVSAMVMMIPGMATEGETAAWRRWGEFILATPVLFWAGDFIWRRAWNSLRHRSANMYTLLGLGIGMAYAFSVAALLAPGFFPHEMRHGGETGLYFESAAIITVLAIFGEYLQERARRRTGRAVRALLDLAPRTARRVLADRDEDVFLEHVQVGDLLRVRPGEKIPLDGVIVEGSSNIDESMLTGEPIPVGKTAGDRVIGATVNQTGGFVMRAEKVGADTLLAQIVQMVAQAQRSRAPIQALADRVASVFVPSVIAIAVLTFAAWMIWGPSPSLSYAITNAVAVLIIACPCALGLATPMSIMVGIGRGAQLGILIRDAAALQRAEKVTHLVTDKTGTLTEGRPVLSGLHANPAVGEERLLAWAAALEAGSEHPLARAVVNAAAARGLTNPTAEGFASVTGAGVTGTIAGSFVRAGKRVWLEKEGVTISPEFDSAAEKLLSQGGIVIWISIGQEVAGILALADRIKNTTADAIQRLHDLGIRVVMLTGDHAKTAEAVGRTLGIDDVRAHLTPEDKLRIIGEHRQKGAIVAMAGDGINDAPALAAADVGIAMGTGTDVAIESATITLVKGDLRGISTALKLSRITMRNIRQNLFFAFVYNAAGIPLAAGVLYPLTGWLLNPMFAGTAMALSSVSVISNALRLRRAKP; via the coding sequence ATGAATCCTCACTCCCATTCGAAGCATGACGCCCCAAAGGATGCCTCGGATTCCCCTGAAACGCATCACGCCGCAATGAAATCGATGCCCGGGAAATGCTGCCATGCCGGAGGCGGAGCGCATCATCACGACCATGCCTCCCATCACGAGATGAACGTCGTGCCATCGGCCGCGGCCCGTTATTTTTGCCCAATGTGCCCGGGCGTGGAGTCCGACCGTCCCGGCGACTGCCCGACCTGCGGCATGGCGCTGGAACGCAATCCCGCTTTTGCGGGCTCCACCAAGACCATCTACACCTGCCCCATGCACCCCGAGGTCCGGCAGGAGGGCCCCGGCGACTGTCCAAGATGCGGCATGCCGCTCGAAGCGCTGCAGGTTGCGGATGACGAGGACGACGAAGCCGAATTGAAGCTGCTTGCGCGCAAACTTTGGATAGGCGGCGCACTGGCTCTGCCCGTATTCGTCTCGGCCATGGTGATGATGATTCCCGGCATGGCGACGGAAGGCGAAACCGCCGCCTGGCGCCGCTGGGGTGAGTTCATCCTCGCGACACCCGTCCTCTTCTGGGCCGGCGATTTCATCTGGCGAAGGGCATGGAATTCCCTGCGACACCGCAGCGCCAACATGTACACGCTCCTGGGACTTGGCATCGGCATGGCGTACGCGTTCAGCGTCGCCGCCCTGCTCGCGCCCGGTTTCTTCCCTCACGAGATGCGGCACGGCGGAGAAACCGGGCTCTACTTCGAGTCGGCGGCGATCATCACCGTGCTGGCAATCTTCGGTGAATACCTGCAGGAGCGCGCCCGGCGTCGCACGGGACGGGCTGTTCGCGCGCTGCTCGACCTCGCTCCCCGGACCGCGCGGCGCGTGCTCGCCGATCGGGACGAGGACGTTTTTCTCGAGCATGTTCAGGTGGGCGATCTGCTCCGTGTGCGGCCCGGGGAAAAGATCCCGCTCGACGGTGTGATCGTGGAGGGATCGAGCAACATCGACGAATCCATGCTCACCGGAGAGCCGATTCCCGTCGGAAAAACCGCCGGTGACCGCGTGATTGGCGCCACAGTCAACCAGACCGGAGGCTTCGTCATGCGCGCGGAAAAGGTGGGGGCGGACACGCTGCTCGCGCAAATCGTGCAAATGGTGGCGCAGGCGCAGCGCAGCCGCGCACCCATTCAGGCCCTTGCGGACCGCGTGGCGTCCGTCTTCGTCCCATCCGTCATCGCCATCGCCGTCCTCACCTTTGCGGCATGGATGATCTGGGGACCCAGTCCAAGCCTCTCCTATGCCATCACCAATGCCGTCGCAGTTCTCATCATCGCCTGCCCATGCGCACTCGGACTGGCGACGCCGATGTCGATCATGGTCGGCATCGGACGCGGCGCTCAGCTCGGCATTCTCATTCGCGATGCGGCAGCGCTTCAGCGCGCGGAAAAGGTCACGCATCTTGTCACCGACAAGACCGGAACCCTCACCGAGGGGCGGCCTGTGCTGTCCGGGCTTCACGCGAATCCCGCGGTGGGCGAAGAACGCCTTCTCGCATGGGCCGCGGCGCTCGAGGCCGGCAGCGAGCATCCGCTCGCACGCGCCGTCGTGAACGCAGCGGCCGCCCGCGGACTGACAAATCCCACCGCCGAAGGTTTTGCGTCTGTCACCGGCGCGGGTGTCACCGGCACCATCGCTGGCAGCTTCGTTCGCGCCGGCAAGCGCGTTTGGCTCGAAAAGGAGGGCGTGACCATTTCGCCCGAATTCGACAGCGCCGCCGAAAAACTCCTTTCCCAGGGTGGCATCGTTATCTGGATATCAATCGGACAGGAGGTCGCCGGGATTCTTGCCCTTGCTGACCGGATCAAAAACACGACCGCCGATGCGATTCAACGACTCCACGACCTTGGCATCCGGGTTGTCATGCTCACCGGCGACCATGCGAAAACTGCGGAGGCTGTCGGCAGGACGCTGGGCATCGACGACGTGCGCGCCCATCTCACGCCCGAGGACAAGCTTCGCATCATCGGCGAACACCGTCAGAAGGGCGCGATTGTCGCCATGGCCGGTGATGGCATCAACGACGCCCCCGCGCTTGCCGCCGCCGATGTCGGCATCGCGATGGGCACGGGCACGGATGTCGCCATCGAAAGCGCGACCATCACCCTTGTGAAAGGCGACCTGCGTGGCATCTCGACCGCACTGAAGCTCAGTCGCATCACGATGAGGAACATCCGGCAGAATCTGTTTTTTGCCTTTGTCTACAACGCAGCCGGCATTCCTCTCGCCGCCGGTGTCCTCTACCCGCTTACCGGCTGGCTGCTGAATCCCATGTTCGCCGGCACGGCGATGGCCCTCAGCAGCGTTTCCGTCATTTCAAATGCACTGCGCCTGCGCCGCGCCAAACCATGA
- a CDS encoding cupin domain-containing protein, with product MWLRRRLSETIHRNEGESRKFFEGAGLWRLPPRSANTLHRHIRSEEFYFVLEGTGRMRVGETTLTVPRLGGVLVGPREMRQVFNDTDEEVLWLIIGGPEELEFLQGSKSKMDLSLFYPKDPTELPPELSGAAWPPAKNDGA from the coding sequence ATGTGGTTGAGGCGGAGGCTATCGGAGACCATACACCGGAATGAGGGAGAATCCCGCAAGTTTTTCGAGGGAGCCGGTCTCTGGCGCCTGCCGCCCAGGAGTGCGAACACGCTGCACCGCCACATCCGATCGGAGGAGTTCTACTTCGTCCTGGAGGGGACAGGCCGCATGCGCGTTGGAGAGACGACGCTGACCGTGCCGCGTCTTGGCGGGGTGTTGGTCGGCCCGCGGGAAATGCGGCAGGTGTTCAACGACACCGACGAGGAGGTTTTATGGCTGATCATCGGTGGACCCGAGGAGCTGGAGTTTCTTCAGGGGTCGAAATCGAAGATGGATCTTTCGTTGTTCTACCCGAAGGACCCCACCGAACTGCCTCCGGAGTTGTCGGGTGCGGCCTGGCCACCGGCGAAGAATGATGGTGCGTGA
- a CDS encoding EamA family transporter: MLTALFVAVRILANPLSNVLQKQLTHRGVHPLIVIAVTHALLTPVAVLLLIGVEWGGLGPVFWLNMGICAVLAVVGNALIVYALRQSDLSVLGPINAYKSVLSLGLAFVLLGEVPTSVGFAGVVLVLAGSLFVVDRAPGQARRGAMVAFLRDRGIQLRLAALVFSATEAVFLKRAILEATPLVTLLFWSILGLPVALIALATRRLACAGSGGLRLGGNMRHCVGLALTTGLMQAATLFTFGKLQVGYALALFQLSTLLSVFFGHHFFAEKNIRRRLIGSLIMVVGAVMIVSFGKSGA; encoded by the coding sequence ATGCTGACTGCTCTTTTTGTGGCGGTGCGGATCCTGGCGAATCCGCTTTCGAATGTGCTTCAGAAGCAACTGACCCATCGCGGTGTGCATCCGCTGATCGTCATAGCCGTCACGCATGCGCTCCTCACGCCTGTGGCGGTGCTCCTTTTGATTGGCGTCGAGTGGGGCGGACTGGGACCTGTGTTCTGGCTGAACATGGGGATTTGCGCGGTGCTCGCAGTTGTGGGCAATGCGCTGATCGTTTATGCACTGAGACAGAGCGACCTTTCGGTCCTCGGGCCGATCAATGCGTACAAGTCGGTGCTCAGCCTTGGCCTCGCGTTTGTGCTGCTCGGCGAGGTTCCCACGTCCGTCGGATTTGCCGGGGTTGTGCTCGTGCTTGCCGGAAGCCTCTTCGTGGTTGATCGCGCGCCGGGTCAGGCCCGCCGTGGCGCGATGGTCGCATTCCTCAGGGACCGTGGCATCCAACTGCGTCTGGCGGCGCTTGTGTTTTCGGCGACGGAGGCGGTGTTTCTCAAGCGGGCGATCCTTGAGGCAACACCGCTCGTCACGTTACTGTTCTGGTCGATCCTTGGCTTGCCGGTTGCGCTGATCGCTTTAGCCACGCGGAGGCTGGCTTGCGCGGGGTCGGGTGGGTTGCGCCTGGGCGGGAACATGCGCCATTGCGTCGGACTCGCACTCACGACCGGGCTCATGCAGGCGGCCACGCTCTTCACATTCGGCAAGCTGCAGGTCGGGTACGCCCTGGCGCTCTTCCAGCTATCGACCCTGCTGAGCGTTTTCTTCGGTCACCACTTCTTTGCGGAGAAGAACATCAGGCGCAGATTGATCGGCTCGCTCATCATGGTGGTTGGCGCGGTGATGATTGTGAGTTTTGGAAAATCAGGGGCTTGA